Sequence from the Candidatus Stygibacter australis genome:
GGAGGATAATATGTTATATAGAAGAATTGATGTTTTACTGTGTTGCGGTTCTGGCTGCGTAAGTGCCGGAGCTCACAAGATCAAACAAAAACTTATCTCAGAAATTGCTATACAGGACATCACTGAAGAGATAAATATTATTGAAACCGGCTGCATGGGACCATGTGATGCTGGTCCAGTCATGCTGGTATATCCTGAAGGAGTTTTTTATCAAAAACTCACTGTAGAAGATATCCCGGAACTCGTGGAAGAACATTTCAAAAAGGGAAGACCTGTAAAAAGACTGATGCTTCACGACAAAGAAAATATATATGAAACAAAAAAAGACCTGCCATTCTATCAGAAACAGGTTAAAGTGGCTCTGGAAAATTGCGGACACATCGATCCGGACAGTATTAATGAATATATTGCGGTAAATGGCTATGAAGCTATTGGCAAAATCCTCACTGAAATGACTCCAGCAGATACAATTCAACTGGTGAAAGAAAGCGGTCTGCGCGGTCGTGGTGGTGGTGGATTTCCTACCTGGCTCAAGTGGAAACTTACTTCTGAAGCGGAAAATACCCACAAATATTTAATATGTAATGGAGATGAGGGCGATCCTGGAGCGTTCATGGATAGAAGTCTAATGGAAGGTGATCCTCATCGTATTCTGGAAGGTATGATGATCGCCGCATATGCTACTGGAGCTTCCAAAGGATATTTCTATATCAGAGCGGAATATCCCCTGGCTATCAAACGCATCAGGCAGGCTATCAGCCAGGCTCATGAATATGGTTTACTGGGAAAGAACATCTTTGACAGCAGTTTTGATTTTGATGCTGAAGTTCGTACCGGTGCCGGAGCATTTGTTTGTGGTGAAGAAACTGCCTTGATAGCTTCCATTGAAGGAAAACGCGGTCAGCCTACTCCCAAACCTCCCTTCCCCAGCGTGCAGGGAGTATGGGAAAAACCTACTACCGTGAATAATGTAGAAACACTCGCAAACCTGCCTACTATCTTCAGGAAAGGTGCTGATTGGT
This genomic interval carries:
- a CDS encoding NAD(P)H-dependent oxidoreductase subunit E, which codes for MLYRRIDVLLCCGSGCVSAGAHKIKQKLISEIAIQDITEEINIIETGCMGPCDAGPVMLVYPEGVFYQKLTVEDIPELVEEHFKKGRPVKRLMLHDKENIYETKKDLPFYQKQVKVALENCGHIDPDSINEYIAVNGYEAIGKILTEMTPADTIQLVKESGLRGRGGGGFPTWLKWKLTSEAENTHKYLICNGDEGDPGAFMDRSLMEGDPHRILEGMMIAAYATGASKGYFYIRAEYPLAIKRIRQAISQAHEYGLLGKNIFDSSFDFDAEVRTGAGAFVCGEETALIASIEGKRGQPTPKPPFPSVQGVWEKPTTVNNVETLANLPTIFRKGADWFYSMGMDTSRGTKVFALTGDIKNTGLVEVPMGIT